TTCAATGTTTTCTATTTTTCaaggaaataaaaatgaaaataaatccctattttttaaactaaatgAAGCTTTAGATTTTGAGAGgaaatatcattttatcattttatttttatttttttgtaaaaggaaaaatcttgattttatAGGAAAGACCTGTGTTTTTACATGGAATTGAGTTATACATGAAAAATATGGTTTCATGTCAGTagttgaataatttaatttcatgtaaaaatccggatttttttaaaaaaatttaaattaattctaaaaaaaaataagtgaccaaaataaaaacgtACTAAAGTTGAGTGAGTAAAATGAATATATGTAATGACAAATTAATGGTGAATGacaaataataaaagtatgtaatggcaatgactaaaatgataaaagttcaCAGACATATTCAACCATTGTTAACAACCATATCAACAAGATTATTCGGATTTAACCATCAACTTTTAAATTTAACAATCAATgagtttaattaataaattttgccCATGAGAGGACTCAATTGAGTATAAAAAGTTCGAAGGAGCTTAATTGATGTTTTAAGAATACTTTGAAGACTTCTTAatccaaatattttttaaaatgttaaaaaatgttATTAATCATTGTACTTTGAGAAAATTGtgattttagtccctatacattaatTCGATCAATTTTAAACCATGTACTTTTctaattgattaattttaattcatgTACTTTTGACCCAAATAGCAAAAGTTAAATCCATTTGTTTAAGTACTATATGTATAGTTATGGATTTAGCTCATATTTTCCAATTGAATCATTCATAGCccctatattttcaaattttgaaatttcgatCTTAACATAAATGAGTCATTAATCTATTAACTAAATTTTAGTGAGCAATATGTGAAATTAACAAACCGACATGAGATTACACATGATAACATGTTCACcgtattagattttaaaaataacaaaacttaatgaattaacaattttaatttagtgaaaaccaaatcaaattttgaaaaataaatagactaaaaattgaccaaattaaagtacgaGAATTAAATCCACGACTGACTAATAACATAATCCAGCAATATGTGTGTTATTGTACACCaatcatatttttgaaatattttttttctaaaaatgaaCAAATATTGAAATTCGAATCTCAAAATCCAAGTTTTGATTACTATGTATCTTTCTCTATTGAGAAATGATTCATAGGTTGCATGTAAATTTGTAACATCAAAAATCTCAAAATGAAAGAAGCCTCACTTGAACCATGTTCCAGAACTCCAAGAACAAATCACTCAGGATGCTAGCATCCATTCATTGTTCTTAAGACCTGAAGTTTGCTTGCCGCCGAAGCTTCATCAGCATTCATGTTTTAACCTAACAGGAATCCATGGTACTTGCAAACTAATCCTTGGATATATTCCACTTTAAATTCCTCAAAACACATGCACACAAACAAAAACATTGATAAATGTACAAAAATATTAGAAAGGATTCTCACCAGGTAGATAAGAAGGAGATCCACCCTCGATTTGGTTCTTTTTACGATTGAATATACCGCTGATATTAGGTAAAAGGACTTTTTTCGAGATGGAAGACCTCTCTTTTTCCAACTTATGTACCTGAATTTTCTCTGGTGGGTTCGGCTTTTGAAGTCTATAGTGTTGTGGGGATGATTCAGTTGACATTTGTGCTTCTGCTAGGATCCTGGATGCAGCTTCAGCTGCTTTTTTCTGTTCCCTTTCACGCCACCTACGGAGCTCCCCTTCCACCGCTCTCTTTGCTGCTTCAGCCATCTCAGCCCTCTTCAAAGCATCGGCAGTTGCAACCTTCATGTCTTCAATCTCTTTTTGAGTCGCCTCTAACCTTTTGAGGACCTCGCTTTCACTAGCCTTTATAGCTTCCACTTGAGCAATGGCAGCTATCACTTTCATTTCAGCTAAATTATCGGATTCTTCCACTTTATGGCTCAAGGCCTCAAATTCTTCCCTGGAGATGGTGACATTGGCTCCAGATTCCGAGGTCGAGGTACGAGCAGCACTAGTTTTTTCGGAAAGCATCTTCATCTGATCAAGTGCTCTTATCTCAGCTTCTTTAGCAACTTCAGCTTCTTCCAAATCAGCTTTCAGTTGCTTACTGGCTTCCTCAAGTGAAATTCTTGCAGCTTCTGCTTCCAACTTTAATTTCTCGGCTTCCTTCTTCATCTCTGTTGCTTCTAACCGAGCATTTCCCGCTTCCACTGTTAACTGTTGGAGGGTTGAAAACATTTCTTCACAAGCACCCCTTGTTTTCGATTCCTCTACAAGGAAAGCTTCAAGCTCGGATTTACTTTTCTGAAGCTTAACGTGCAGATTCCCAGCAATGGACTCCGTTTCTACGTTCTTCTCCTTCAGTTTTGAATGCTCTTTCTTCACATTCTCGAGTTCCAACTGCAGAGACTCCACCATACTTCTCAACGAGTTCTCTTCTTCAGCAACTTTTTGTAGTGATTCTTTAGCTCCATCCAGTTCCAAAGTAACAATTCGTACAGACTCCAAATCAGAAGCCTTTGCATTTTCCATCTGCTTCTGCAAATCCCCAATCTGATTAACTGTTTCCAACAGTTGTGCTTCAAGATTTCGCGTAAGTTCTGGGTCAAATTCATTCTTTAAAGCAAGCAACTTCTTTCTCGAATCTTCAATGGTAGCTTTATATAGTTCTCTCTGTGTGTCCTTTTCGGCAAAAAATTTAGCTTGTTCTTGCTGTGCTTCAAGAGATGCAAGCTTCACTTGTCCAATTGATCCTTGTAAAGATGAAATTTGCTTAGAGAGTTCCCCAATCTTCTCGATATTAGCCTTAGCTGAATGTTTAGCTTCTAACATCAAGTTGATGGCTGTAATTTTCGCTTCCAAGGATGCATCACAGTCTTGATGAAGCTTCCTCAATCCTTGTTTCGCAGCATCAAGTTCAG
The genomic region above belongs to Gossypium hirsutum isolate 1008001.06 chromosome D05, Gossypium_hirsutum_v2.1, whole genome shotgun sequence and contains:
- the LOC107903387 gene encoding WEB family protein At5g55860 yields the protein MVAKGRQDGTGSAKVEVGEIDTSAPFQSVKDAVTLFGEGAFSGEKPAIKKSKAYSPERVVAKETQLHVAQKELNKLKEQLENAKTTKTQALAELEKAKSMVEELTCKLKTINESKDSAIKATEAAKSQAKQIEEANSDILPGPDDARSQDLETSREQYMAVIAELDAAKQGLRKLHQDCDASLEAKITAINLMLEAKHSAKANIEKIGELSKQISSLQGSIGQVKLASLEAQQEQAKFFAEKDTQRELYKATIEDSRKKLLALKNEFDPELTRNLEAQLLETVNQIGDLQKQMENAKASDLESVRIVTLELDGAKESLQKVAEEENSLRSMVESLQLELENVKKEHSKLKEKNVETESIAGNLHVKLQKSKSELEAFLVEESKTRGACEEMFSTLQQLTVEAGNARLEATEMKKEAEKLKLEAEAARISLEEASKQLKADLEEAEVAKEAEIRALDQMKMLSEKTSAARTSTSESGANVTISREEFEALSHKVEESDNLAEMKVIAAIAQVEAIKASESEVLKRLEATQKEIEDMKVATADALKRAEMAEAAKRAVEGELRRWREREQKKAAEAASRILAEAQMSTESSPQHYRLQKPNPPEKIQVHKLEKERSSISKKVLLPNISGIFNRKKNQIEGGSPSYLPGENPF